From Halosolutus amylolyticus, a single genomic window includes:
- a CDS encoding ornithine cyclodeaminase family protein: MVTVLTAGAVESLCDVETILPAVETALEEQAAGRVERPDRPHFPVGTGLEGDDPLGTGLTMPAAVHDEPYYVTKLASVHEGNESRGLPTIQAQIALTDARTGTPVAYMPGTRVTNVRTGCVGGLAARALASEPIRLAVIGAGVQARWQTRAIAATSTLDAVSIYSPSDSKYACADDLRADGIPADAAETAAAAVSDASVVVTTTTSSEPVFPADATDAELVVAIGAYEPSMQELEADLVERADRVFADVPEEAIETGDLRRTSLAEGDLRPLAAAFTGDRPSERADGLSVVKSVGSAVMDLTAASTVYERAVDEGIGVEVSFGSDGQ; encoded by the coding sequence ATGGTCACGGTGCTCACTGCAGGGGCGGTCGAGTCGCTGTGTGACGTGGAGACGATCCTCCCGGCCGTCGAGACCGCGCTGGAGGAACAGGCCGCGGGGAGGGTCGAACGACCCGATCGACCGCATTTCCCGGTCGGGACGGGTCTTGAGGGGGACGACCCGCTCGGGACCGGACTGACGATGCCGGCGGCCGTCCACGACGAACCGTACTACGTGACGAAACTCGCGAGCGTCCACGAGGGCAACGAATCGCGGGGCCTCCCGACGATCCAGGCCCAGATCGCGCTCACCGACGCCCGGACCGGGACGCCCGTCGCGTACATGCCTGGAACGCGCGTAACGAACGTCCGAACCGGCTGCGTGGGCGGCCTCGCGGCCAGGGCACTCGCGTCAGAGCCGATTCGACTTGCGGTCATCGGCGCCGGTGTACAGGCGCGCTGGCAGACGCGGGCGATCGCCGCGACGTCGACACTCGACGCGGTGTCGATCTACTCGCCGAGCGACTCGAAGTACGCCTGCGCCGACGACCTTCGGGCGGACGGGATTCCGGCCGATGCGGCGGAGACGGCGGCCGCGGCCGTCTCGGACGCGTCCGTCGTCGTCACGACGACGACCAGTTCGGAGCCCGTCTTCCCGGCCGACGCGACCGACGCGGAACTCGTCGTCGCGATCGGCGCGTACGAGCCCTCGATGCAGGAACTCGAGGCCGACCTCGTCGAGCGCGCCGACCGGGTGTTCGCCGACGTGCCGGAGGAGGCGATCGAGACGGGCGACCTTCGCAGGACGTCGCTGGCGGAGGGAGACCTCCGGCCGCTGGCGGCGGCGTTCACCGGCGATCGGCCGAGTGAGCGCGCGGACGGACTCTCGGTGGTGAAAAGCGTCGGGAGCGCGGTCATGGACCTGACGGCAGCGTCGACGGTCTACGAGCGCGCCGTCGACGAGGGTATCGGGGTCGAGGTCTCGTTCGGAAGCGACGGGCAGTGA
- a CDS encoding helix-turn-helix domain-containing protein yields the protein MSIEPQDTDGVCLTLDIWHPNCWTTSVTADVDAGLLGHTVYTSVDGSVNGHFTVYADTTDAVEGCIAEIEESPLTGEVTAMHRRHDFTHAIAAPGNATQDVFVEYDPDNSITESLVSRGFIHNAPIHVHDGEEHWPLFLADPNREDLHENLTSLREEEDADVSIEKITRSRSAAQSNADLLSVRQREVLELACDRGYYGWPRAVSLDDLADELEIAKPTVLEHLRKAEAKILNAELESTR from the coding sequence ATGAGTATCGAACCGCAGGACACCGACGGCGTTTGTCTCACGCTCGACATCTGGCACCCAAACTGCTGGACGACATCGGTCACCGCAGACGTCGATGCGGGGTTGCTCGGCCATACGGTGTACACGTCCGTCGACGGCTCCGTGAACGGCCACTTCACCGTTTACGCGGACACGACCGATGCCGTCGAAGGCTGCATCGCGGAAATCGAGGAGTCGCCGCTGACGGGCGAGGTCACGGCCATGCACCGGCGCCACGACTTCACGCACGCGATCGCCGCGCCCGGGAACGCGACCCAGGACGTCTTCGTCGAGTACGATCCGGACAACAGCATCACGGAATCGCTCGTCTCACGGGGGTTCATCCACAACGCGCCGATCCACGTTCACGACGGCGAGGAACACTGGCCGCTGTTTCTCGCCGATCCGAACCGCGAGGATCTCCACGAGAACCTCACGTCGCTACGCGAGGAGGAGGACGCGGACGTCTCGATCGAGAAGATCACCCGATCGCGGTCGGCGGCGCAGTCGAACGCCGATCTGCTATCCGTCCGCCAGCGGGAGGTCCTCGAACTCGCTTGCGATCGAGGCTACTACGGCTGGCCGAGAGCGGTGTCGCTCGACGACCTCGCCGACGAACTCGAGATCGCGAAACCGACCGTCCTCGAACATCTTCGCAAGGCCGAGGCGAAGATCCTCAACGCGGAACTCGAGTCGACCCGATAG
- a CDS encoding acyl-CoA dehydrogenase — translation MDFALSVEQGQIRDMVSEFVDEEVVPVADEIDHDDEFPHDLVSEMADLGLMGMPFPEEYGGAGLDYHSYAIGLEEISRGSGGLGTIVAAHTSLAGNMLYEFGDESQKEEYLTPLAAGEDVGAFALSEAGAGSDVPAMETTAEQDGDEYVVNGGKLWISNGSEADTVTLFAKTDPDAGNKGISSFVVRPEEDDGFYVEGTEEKLGDKGCPTAELRFDDLRLPEDRLLGEEGDGFVHALKTLNGGRITIAARGVGIARAAFEEARDYANEREQFGQPIGEFQSIKHKLADMDTKIQAAKLLMHKAADKKIRGENYIKDAAQAKLYASEVSREVANEGIQIHGGYGYTKDFAAERFYRDAKLNEIYEGTSEVLRNTIGDQLLDE, via the coding sequence ATGGACTTTGCGCTCTCAGTCGAGCAAGGGCAGATCAGGGACATGGTGTCGGAGTTCGTCGACGAGGAGGTCGTTCCCGTCGCGGACGAGATCGATCACGACGACGAGTTCCCCCACGACCTGGTGAGCGAGATGGCCGACCTCGGGCTGATGGGCATGCCATTCCCCGAGGAGTACGGCGGCGCCGGCCTCGACTACCACTCCTACGCGATCGGACTCGAGGAGATCTCGCGCGGGTCGGGCGGCCTGGGGACGATCGTCGCCGCCCACACGTCGCTGGCGGGCAACATGCTCTACGAGTTCGGCGACGAGTCCCAGAAGGAGGAGTACCTGACGCCGCTCGCGGCCGGCGAGGACGTCGGCGCGTTCGCCCTCTCGGAGGCGGGTGCGGGGAGCGACGTCCCGGCGATGGAGACCACCGCGGAGCAGGACGGCGACGAGTACGTCGTCAACGGCGGCAAACTCTGGATCTCCAACGGCTCCGAAGCCGACACCGTCACGCTGTTCGCGAAGACCGACCCCGACGCGGGGAACAAGGGCATCTCCTCCTTCGTCGTCCGGCCCGAGGAGGACGACGGCTTCTACGTCGAGGGCACCGAGGAGAAACTCGGCGACAAGGGCTGTCCGACGGCCGAACTCCGGTTCGACGACCTCCGGCTTCCCGAGGATCGCCTGCTGGGCGAGGAGGGCGATGGGTTCGTCCACGCGCTGAAGACCCTGAACGGCGGCCGCATTACGATCGCCGCCCGCGGCGTCGGCATCGCCCGCGCCGCCTTCGAGGAGGCTCGCGACTACGCGAACGAGCGCGAGCAGTTCGGCCAGCCGATCGGCGAGTTCCAGTCGATCAAGCACAAACTGGCCGACATGGACACGAAGATCCAGGCCGCCAAGCTGCTGATGCACAAGGCCGCCGACAAGAAGATCCGCGGCGAGAACTACATCAAAGACGCCGCCCAGGCCAAACTCTACGCCTCCGAAGTGAGCCGCGAGGTCGCCAACGAGGGCATCCAGATCCACGGCGGCTACGGCTACACCAAGGACTTCGCCGCCGAGCGGTTCTACCGCGACGCCAAACTCAACGAGATCTACGAGGGCACGAGCGAAGTGCTCCGGAACACGATCGGCGATCAACTGCTCGACGAGTAA
- a CDS encoding zinc ribbon domain-containing protein yields the protein MYCPSCGEEIPDSSVYCQYCGVDVSTPADDDDPGSSTAEWDRSESRARDTGTDPAGYATGSGTDPKTIAALTHVLALFTWAIGPAVLLLSTDDEFVRENSRNAVNWQLSFAIYMLVSMVLTLVIVGVFTAILVGLLDTVFCLVAAVKAADGEVWEYPLTIDFV from the coding sequence ATGTACTGTCCGTCGTGTGGCGAGGAGATCCCCGACTCGAGCGTCTACTGCCAGTATTGCGGGGTCGACGTGTCGACACCAGCCGATGACGACGACCCGGGATCGAGCACCGCCGAGTGGGACCGCTCGGAGTCGCGAGCCCGGGACACGGGTACCGATCCGGCCGGGTACGCCACCGGATCGGGGACGGACCCGAAGACGATCGCCGCTCTCACGCACGTCCTGGCGCTGTTCACGTGGGCGATCGGGCCGGCCGTACTCTTGCTCTCGACCGACGACGAGTTCGTCCGCGAAAACTCGCGAAACGCGGTCAACTGGCAACTGTCGTTCGCGATCTACATGCTGGTCTCGATGGTGCTGACGCTCGTCATCGTCGGCGTCTTCACCGCGATCCTCGTCGGGCTACTGGATACGGTGTTCTGTCTCGTCGCGGCGGTCAAAGCCGCGGACGGAGAAGTCTGGGAGTATCCGCTCACGATCGACTTCGTCTGA
- a CDS encoding 3-hydroxyacyl-CoA dehydrogenase family protein produces the protein MVRDGIDRIGVVGAGTMGSGIAQVAATHGYDVVMRDIEPEFVENGFDTIDDSLGRLAGRDALEDDPETIRDRIEGTTSIEALADCDLVVEAALEDLEVKQDVFEDLERVCDDDVVLATNTSTISITSIASAIDRPERVVGLHFMNPVPVMEGVEVVVGEKTTDEVVDLAHEVAEDLGKTTWESDDKPGFVTNRILMPWINEGIRAYDEGVASKEDIDAGMELGTNVPMGPLTLADHIGLDICLHASETLHEELGDRYKPAYLLKRKVEAGELGKKTGTGFYEYE, from the coding sequence ATGGTACGCGACGGGATCGATCGAATCGGCGTCGTCGGCGCCGGAACGATGGGGAGCGGAATCGCACAGGTGGCCGCCACGCACGGCTACGACGTGGTGATGCGGGACATCGAACCCGAGTTCGTCGAGAACGGTTTCGACACGATCGACGACAGTCTCGGCCGACTGGCCGGCCGGGACGCACTCGAGGACGACCCCGAAACGATCCGCGATCGGATCGAGGGGACGACAAGCATCGAGGCGCTCGCCGACTGCGACCTCGTGGTCGAAGCCGCCCTCGAGGATCTCGAGGTCAAGCAGGACGTCTTCGAGGACCTCGAGCGCGTCTGCGACGACGACGTGGTGCTCGCGACGAACACCAGCACGATCTCGATCACGTCGATCGCGTCGGCGATCGACCGCCCGGAACGCGTCGTCGGCCTGCACTTCATGAACCCGGTGCCGGTGATGGAGGGCGTCGAGGTCGTCGTCGGGGAGAAGACCACCGACGAGGTCGTCGACCTGGCCCACGAGGTCGCCGAGGATCTCGGGAAGACGACCTGGGAGTCCGACGACAAACCCGGCTTCGTCACCAACCGCATCCTCATGCCCTGGATCAACGAGGGCATCCGGGCCTACGACGAGGGCGTCGCCTCGAAGGAGGACATCGACGCCGGGATGGAACTCGGGACGAACGTCCCGATGGGGCCGCTGACGCTGGCCGACCACATCGGCCTCGACATCTGCCTGCACGCCTCCGAGACGCTCCACGAGGAACTCGGCGATCGGTACAAACCCGCCTACCTGCTCAAGCGGAAGGTCGAGGCCGGCGAACTCGGCAAGAAGACCGGCACAGGGTTCTACGAATACGAGTGA
- a CDS encoding phytoene/squalene synthase family protein encodes MTTGQHDETADADFEWCFEAVHGVSRTFSITIDRLEEPMSRHICLGYLLCRVADTIEDAGHIPPETQAALLSEYDRLLDPDADVTVEAFMDDVEPWIPDEPNADWEVVAETPRVLRTFDALEDEPREIMRDPVRELVGGMAMFTDRYAEEGGLRLQTLEELEEYCWYAAGTVGKLITGLVARGASQDRADELRTNARSFALLLQLVNIAKDVENDYHEENNVYLPAEWLAEEDVDLEAVTDESNHSGVTTVIKRVTGRAETYLDDAQRYLEIVPESHGNRLSAWAIPYLLAVGTMRELRERPEDVIREGDVKVSRAEVFALLQQFDDGVSRSNLQDLRKEMAEKPLHH; translated from the coding sequence ATGACCACGGGACAGCACGACGAGACAGCCGACGCCGACTTCGAGTGGTGTTTCGAGGCGGTTCATGGCGTTTCGCGGACTTTTTCGATCACTATCGATCGGCTCGAAGAGCCGATGTCGAGACACATCTGTCTGGGGTATCTCCTCTGCCGGGTTGCAGACACCATCGAGGACGCGGGTCACATTCCGCCGGAGACGCAGGCAGCCCTGTTGAGCGAGTACGATCGGCTGCTCGATCCGGACGCCGACGTGACGGTCGAGGCGTTCATGGACGACGTCGAGCCGTGGATCCCGGACGAGCCGAACGCCGACTGGGAGGTCGTCGCCGAGACGCCGCGGGTCCTCCGGACGTTCGACGCGCTCGAGGACGAACCGCGGGAGATCATGCGCGATCCCGTCCGCGAACTCGTCGGCGGGATGGCGATGTTCACCGATCGGTACGCCGAGGAGGGCGGACTCCGCCTGCAGACGCTCGAGGAACTCGAGGAGTACTGCTGGTACGCCGCCGGCACCGTCGGCAAACTCATCACGGGGCTCGTCGCTCGCGGGGCCTCGCAGGACCGTGCGGACGAACTGCGCACGAACGCGCGATCGTTCGCACTGCTCTTGCAACTGGTCAACATCGCCAAGGACGTCGAGAACGACTATCACGAGGAGAACAACGTCTACCTCCCGGCCGAGTGGCTCGCCGAGGAGGACGTCGACCTGGAAGCCGTCACCGACGAGTCGAACCACAGCGGCGTCACGACCGTGATCAAGCGCGTCACCGGCCGGGCCGAAACGTACCTCGACGACGCCCAGCGCTACCTCGAGATCGTCCCGGAGAGTCACGGCAACCGCCTCTCGGCGTGGGCGATCCCCTACCTGCTCGCGGTCGGGACGATGCGGGAACTCCGCGAACGCCCCGAGGACGTCATCCGGGAGGGCGACGTGAAAGTCTCGCGAGCGGAGGTGTTCGCGCTCCTCCAGCAGTTCGACGACGGCGTCTCGCGATCGAACCTGCAGGACCTGCGCAAGGAGATGGCCGAGAAACCGCTTCACCACTGA